One part of the Natronorubrum sediminis genome encodes these proteins:
- a CDS encoding acyl-CoA dehydrogenase family protein → MEYHDSEKAKEVAGRVEDFMEEVVLPREREALATGEQITMDEIHDFWDQAKERNLFAPQVPEEYGGQGLDFQDMLPSFEQVGRSLIGALAIRANAPQEGNMHTFEMVGTEEQKEEYLRPLVQGEIQTAFAMTEPKQGGGSDPKMLQSTAVKDGDEWVINGHKWWTSDGLNADYYLAMVRTDLDAHPYSGTSIILVPSEADGVEVVRNVPHLGGHGITERKGGHAEVKFDNVRVPVENTLGEENEGFQIAQMRLGGGRLTHCMRYSGMAERSLDVAKAYLAEREAFGTTLEEKQALRHRIADAETRLHAARCMVRHAARELDRNDARIEVAMAKMFTANVTNETIDLALQCCGGNGIGKDLPIAHFYENVRAFRIVDGADEVHRRSIARWAFEDIDEAEVENALQFDEDLRIDALDE, encoded by the coding sequence ATGGAGTACCACGACTCCGAGAAGGCGAAAGAGGTTGCAGGGCGGGTAGAGGACTTCATGGAGGAAGTCGTCCTCCCTCGCGAGCGAGAAGCGCTCGCCACGGGAGAGCAAATCACGATGGACGAAATCCACGATTTCTGGGATCAGGCGAAAGAACGGAACCTGTTTGCCCCCCAAGTGCCCGAAGAGTACGGCGGGCAGGGACTCGACTTCCAGGACATGCTGCCGTCGTTCGAACAGGTCGGGCGCTCGCTCATCGGCGCGCTCGCCATCCGTGCAAACGCCCCACAGGAAGGGAACATGCACACCTTCGAAATGGTGGGCACCGAAGAACAGAAAGAAGAGTACCTGCGACCGCTCGTACAGGGTGAGATTCAGACGGCGTTCGCGATGACCGAGCCGAAACAGGGTGGTGGCTCGGACCCGAAGATGCTCCAGAGCACGGCCGTCAAAGACGGCGACGAGTGGGTCATCAACGGCCACAAGTGGTGGACGTCCGACGGTCTCAACGCGGACTACTACCTGGCGATGGTCCGCACCGATCTCGATGCCCATCCCTACTCGGGGACGTCGATCATCCTCGTGCCGTCCGAGGCTGACGGTGTCGAAGTCGTCCGCAACGTGCCCCACCTCGGCGGCCACGGCATCACCGAGCGCAAAGGTGGCCACGCCGAAGTGAAGTTCGACAACGTGCGCGTTCCCGTCGAGAACACCCTCGGCGAGGAGAACGAGGGCTTCCAAATCGCGCAGATGCGCCTCGGTGGCGGCCGACTCACCCACTGTATGCGCTACTCCGGCATGGCCGAGCGCTCACTCGACGTCGCGAAGGCCTACCTCGCAGAGCGCGAGGCCTTCGGCACGACACTCGAGGAAAAGCAGGCGCTTCGCCACCGAATCGCGGACGCCGAAACCCGACTTCACGCCGCTCGTTGTATGGTCCGTCACGCCGCCCGCGAACTAGACCGAAACGACGCCCGGATCGAGGTCGCGATGGCGAAGATGTTCACCGCGAACGTCACGAACGAGACAATCGACCTCGCACTCCAGTGTTGTGGTGGCAACGGTATCGGGAAGGACCTCCCGATCGCACACTTCTACGAGAACGTCCGCGCGTTCCGGATCGTCGACGGCGCTGACGAAGTCCACCGCCGCTCGATCGCCCGCTGGGCCTTCGAGGACATCGACGAAGCTGAAGTGGAGAACGCACTCCAGTTCGACGAGGACCTGCGAATCGACGCCCTCGACGAGTAA